In the genome of Segnochrobactrum spirostomi, the window TGGCGGCCGAGCCCAAGCCGACCGACATCGTGATCTGCACCAACGGCGCCGCCGACGACGGCATGTCGGCCGAGCTCCTCGCCCGCTGGGGCGGGTCGGTGCCGTTCGTGTTCACCGGCCACGTGCCGAAGGAGACGCCCGCCCACGAGGCGGTGGCGCGCGGCCACGCGACCATCCACCGGATCAACGTCCACCCCCGTCTCGGCGACAATGCCCGCTTGGCCCGGGTGATCGGCGCGCGGCGCGTCGTGCCCGGTTTCAGCACCGACGAGGGACGCGCGGCCCTCGCGGCGGCGCTCAGCGGCGACCCGATCGCCGTCGTCACCGACCGCGAAATCCCGCTCGCCGGCTGAACCTCCCGCAGTGCAGCGCGGCGATGATGCGGCGCATGATTGACGCACCTCAGAAAATGATGGGAATTTGCCGGGTCGCCCGCTAGAGAAGGCGATGAAGCCTGCACCTTGCGATGGTGCGCTCCGGAGGAATTCCTTGGCCAAGGCCACTCTCGAGGATGTCGCCCGCCTCGCCGGCGTGAGTCTCGCGACCGTCGATCGCGTCCTCAACCGGCGCCCCGGCGTGCGCGCCACGACCGTCGAGAAGGTCGAGAACGCCGTCGCCACGCTGGGCTACCGGCCGGACCCTTTCGCGGCGCGGCTCGCCCGCGCGACCCGGCTGAAATTCTGCTTCATCCTGCCGGTGCGGGCGACCTCGTTCACCATCATGTTGGAGGCGGAAGCCCGGCTCGCGGCCCGCTGGCTCGCCGAGCAGCGCGCCGAGATCGTGGTGCGCCGCGTCGACGTGTTCGATCCCGCGATCCTGTCGAGGGCCCTCGCCGAGCTCGAGCCCGGCATCGACGGCGTCGCCTTGGTCGCCCTCGATCATCCGGCGGTCCGCGCGGCGATCGACGGCCTCGTCGAGCGGGGCATCGCCGTCGTCACCCTCGTCTCCGACGTGCCGAGCGCCCGGCGCGAACACTTCGTCGGCATCGACAACTCGGCCGCCGGCCGCACCGCGGCGAGCCTGATCGGGCGGTTCACCGCCGGACGGCCGGGCAAGATCGGCGTCGTCGCCGGCTCGTTCGCCCTGCGTGACCACGCCGAGCGGCTGTTCGGCTTCCAGCAGGTGATCTCCGCCGAATATCCGACCCTGACGGTGCTGCCGCCGCGGGAGGGACGCGACGATTTCGCCCTCAACCGCGTCGCCGTCGGCGAACTCCTCGAAAACCACCCCGACCTTCTCGCCGTCTATTCGATCGGGGCCGGCAACCGCGGCATCGTCGAAGCGCTCGAGGCGGCCGGCCGTGCTCAAGACGTCGTGTTCATCGGTCATGAACTGACGCAGCATTCTCGCCAATGGCTGCTCAGCGGGGTGATGGACGTCGTCATCGACCAGAACCCGGGCCATGAGGTGCGTTCCGCAGCGCGCATCCTGCTCGCGCGCTGCACCGGCGGCTCGGTGCTCGAAAGCCAGGAGAAGATCCGCATCGGAATCTATATCCGCGACAACCTGCCATAGGGTCTCACCCGCCACGGCGTGCTGAAAAGCGCCGGGCAAATTTGAGGTACGCTCCTCATGAATCTCGGAATCGACATCGGAACCTCGTCGGTGAAGACCGTGCTCGTCGATGCGGACGGGCGCCAGATCGCCGCCGCCGAGCACGCCCTCGAGGTGTCCCGCCCCCACGACGGATGGTCCGAACAGGACCCGGCCGCGTGGTGGGAGGGCGTCCTCGCCACCATCGACAGCCTCGCCGCCAAGCATCCGGCGGAGATCGCGGCGGTCGAAGGTCTCGGTCTCTCCGGCCAGATGCACGGCGCGACGCTGCTCGGCGCCGACGACCGGGTGCTGCGCCCCTGCATCCTGTGGAACGACGGCCGCTCCGGCGCCGAGTGCGCGGCGCTCGAAGCCGCCGTGCCGGACCTGCCGGCGATCACCGGCAACCGCGCCATGCCGGGCTTCACCGCGCCGAAGCTCGCCTGGGTGCGCACCCACGAGCCGGACATCTTCGCCGCCACCCGCACGGTGCTGCTGCCGAAGGATTATGTCCGCCTGCTTCTGACCGGCGAGAAGGTCTCCGAACCGTCCGACGCCGCCGGCACGCTGTGGCTCGACACCGGCGCGCGCCGCTGGTCCGAGACGATGCTCGCCGCGACCGGCCTCGGCCTCGAGGCGATGCCGCGCCTCGTCGAAGGCTCCGAGCCCTCCGGCGCCCTGCGCGAGGAGCTCCGCCAGCGCTGGAACATGACGAAGGCCCCGATCGTGGCCGGCGGTGCCGGTGACAACGCGGCCGGCGCCATCGGCATCGGCGCCATCGGCACCGGAGACGCCTTCGTCTCGCTCGGCACCTCAGGCGTGTTGTGGGTGACGACGGACGCCTTCCGCCCGAACCCTTCGCGCGGCGTCCACGCCTTCTGCCACGCCATCCCGAAGACGTGGCACCAGATGGGCGTCATCCTCTCCGCCGCCTCGGCGCTGACCTGGGTGACGAAGCTCGTCGGCGCCGAGAGCGAAGCGGCGCTCGTCGCCCGCATCGATCCCGCCCTGCGCGGCGCCAATCCGGTGATGTTCGAGCCCTATCTGTCGGGCGAGCGCACGCCGCACAACGATCCGGAGGCGCGCGCCGCCTTCATCGGCCTCAGCCATGCGTCCGGCCCGGCCGACCTCGCCCTCGCGGTCCTCGAAGGCGTCGCCTTCGCCTTCAAGGACTGCCTCGACGCCCTCGCCGAGGCCGGGAGCCGTCCGACGGCGGTGGCCGCCATCGGCGGCGGGTCCCGCTCCACGCTGTGGCTCGAGATCATCGCCGCGGTGCTCGATCTGCCGGTCCAGCGGCTCGCCGGCGGCGATCTCGGCGGCGCCTACGGAGCGGCCCGGCTCGGCCGGCTCGCCGCCACAGGCGAGGCGCCGTCCGCCGTCGCGACCAAGCCGCCGATCGCCGAAACCATCGATCCCGACCGCGCCCTCGCCGCCCGCTACGGGCACGCGTTCACGACCTATCGCAAGATCTATCCGAACCTGAAGGACATCCGCTCATGAGCTTCTTCGCCGAAACCACCCCGATCGCCTACGAGGGGCCGAAGAGCCGCAACCCGCTCTCCTTCCGCTGGTACGACGCCAACCGCGTCGTGCTCGGCAAGCGGATGGAAGACCACCTGCGCTTCGCCGTCGCCTATTGGCACTCGTTCACCTGGCCGGGCGGCGATCCGTTCGGCGGCGCCACCTTCGAGCGCCCGTGGTTCCACGGCAGCGACGAACTCTCCCTCGCCAAGGCGAAGGCCGACGTCGCGTTCGATCTGTTCCGCATCCTGGGCGCGCCGTTCTTCGCGTTCCATGACCGCGACGTGGCGCCGGAAGGGGCGACGCTCGCCGAATCGAACCGCAACCTGCGCGTCATCGCCGACATCTTCGCCCGCAAGATGGAAGAGACCGGCGTGAAGCTCCTGTGGGGCACCGCCAACCTGTTCTCCAACCGCCGCTTCATGTCCGGTGCCGCGACCAATCCCGATCCGGAGGTGTTCGCCTACGCCGCGGCGCAGGTGAAGACGGTGTTCGAGATCACCCATGAGCTCGGCGGCGCGAACTATGTGCTGTGGGGCGGCCGCGAGGGCTACGAGACGCTGCTCAACACCGACCTGAAGCGCGAGCTCGACCAGATGGGCCGCTTCCTGACCATGGTCGTCGAGCACAAGCACAAGATCGGCTTCAAGGGCCCGATCCTGATCGAGCCGAAGCCGAAGGAGCCGACCAAGCACCAGTACGACTTCGACGTCGCGACGGTGTACGGCTTCCTCAAGCGCTACGGCCTCGAAGGCGAGGTGAAGCTCAACCTCGAGCAGAACCACGCGATCCTCGCCGGCCACTCGTTCGAGCACGAGATCGCGCTCGCCAACGCGCTCGGCATCTTCGGCTCGCTCGACATCAACCGCGGCGACGATCTGCTCGGCTGGGATACCGACCAGTTCGCGATGAACGTGCCCCAGATCACCCTCGCCATCTACGAGATCCTGAAGGGCGGCGGCTTCACCACCGGCGGCATGAACTTCGACGCCAAGATCCGTCGCCAGTCGCTCGATCCGGCGGACCTGATCCAGGCCCATGTCGGCTCGATGGACGCGATCGCCCGCGGCCTGCTCGCC includes:
- the xylA gene encoding xylose isomerase, with translation MSFFAETTPIAYEGPKSRNPLSFRWYDANRVVLGKRMEDHLRFAVAYWHSFTWPGGDPFGGATFERPWFHGSDELSLAKAKADVAFDLFRILGAPFFAFHDRDVAPEGATLAESNRNLRVIADIFARKMEETGVKLLWGTANLFSNRRFMSGAATNPDPEVFAYAAAQVKTVFEITHELGGANYVLWGGREGYETLLNTDLKRELDQMGRFLTMVVEHKHKIGFKGPILIEPKPKEPTKHQYDFDVATVYGFLKRYGLEGEVKLNLEQNHAILAGHSFEHEIALANALGIFGSLDINRGDDLLGWDTDQFAMNVPQITLAIYEILKGGGFTTGGMNFDAKIRRQSLDPADLIQAHVGSMDAIARGLLAAAEMIEDGRLAKHVADRYAGWDGAEGKAILAGERSLDDLAAYVETNGVNPQPRSGRQEYLETLLNDYQ
- a CDS encoding LacI family DNA-binding transcriptional regulator; translated protein: MKPAPCDGALRRNSLAKATLEDVARLAGVSLATVDRVLNRRPGVRATTVEKVENAVATLGYRPDPFAARLARATRLKFCFILPVRATSFTIMLEAEARLAARWLAEQRAEIVVRRVDVFDPAILSRALAELEPGIDGVALVALDHPAVRAAIDGLVERGIAVVTLVSDVPSARREHFVGIDNSAAGRTAASLIGRFTAGRPGKIGVVAGSFALRDHAERLFGFQQVISAEYPTLTVLPPREGRDDFALNRVAVGELLENHPDLLAVYSIGAGNRGIVEALEAAGRAQDVVFIGHELTQHSRQWLLSGVMDVVIDQNPGHEVRSAARILLARCTGGSVLESQEKIRIGIYIRDNLP
- the xylB gene encoding xylulokinase, which encodes MNLGIDIGTSSVKTVLVDADGRQIAAAEHALEVSRPHDGWSEQDPAAWWEGVLATIDSLAAKHPAEIAAVEGLGLSGQMHGATLLGADDRVLRPCILWNDGRSGAECAALEAAVPDLPAITGNRAMPGFTAPKLAWVRTHEPDIFAATRTVLLPKDYVRLLLTGEKVSEPSDAAGTLWLDTGARRWSETMLAATGLGLEAMPRLVEGSEPSGALREELRQRWNMTKAPIVAGGAGDNAAGAIGIGAIGTGDAFVSLGTSGVLWVTTDAFRPNPSRGVHAFCHAIPKTWHQMGVILSAASALTWVTKLVGAESEAALVARIDPALRGANPVMFEPYLSGERTPHNDPEARAAFIGLSHASGPADLALAVLEGVAFAFKDCLDALAEAGSRPTAVAAIGGGSRSTLWLEIIAAVLDLPVQRLAGGDLGGAYGAARLGRLAATGEAPSAVATKPPIAETIDPDRALAARYGHAFTTYRKIYPNLKDIRS